In Arachis stenosperma cultivar V10309 chromosome 1, arast.V10309.gnm1.PFL2, whole genome shotgun sequence, one DNA window encodes the following:
- the LOC130964860 gene encoding uncharacterized protein LOC130964860 — MASQGSQAARSSSASGRNSSQGRRRRTTCYCGERPVLATSSTVENSGRRFWGCVNYGIGEECGYFVWTKSEQDPQVARLKRKITGLKDKVTTVEKMLTMAVAVGLVGWTCAIILLCEKFSSTRNGRFFLQ, encoded by the exons ATGGCATCGCAAGGCTCCCAGGCGGCGCGTAGTAGCAGCGCTTCAGGTAGAAACAGCAGCCAAGGTCGTCGACGGAGAACAACTTGTTACTGTGGTGAGAGGCCAGTGCTTGCAACTTCGTCAACGGTAGAGAATTCGGGGCGGAGGTTCTGGGGCTGTGTTAACTATGGG ATTGGAGAAGAGTGTGGGTACTTTGTGTGGACAAAGTCAGAGCAAGATCCACAAGTTGCTCgattgaaaagaaaaatcacaGGTTTGAAGGATAAAGTGACAACAGTTGAGAAGATGTTGACAATGGCAGTAGCAGTTGGTCTGGTTGGATGGACATGTGCTATAATATTACTGTGTGAAAAATTTTCATCAACAAGAAATGGGAGGTTCTTTTTGCAATAA
- the LOC130962435 gene encoding uncharacterized protein LOC130962435, with protein sequence MKPVQSSNTAKSKLKLSQRAKSKRKRDLKEKDVVLVETPSQFSFAIARTAVAQICQSVGYKKSTQGTLENFTNVAIKYLEATARTAASFANTSNRTEANLFDLINGIHDLYSVQGFPSGSEMHKNDLLRSGALKEIMNFVKYSNEVPFSKPILHKNVSGIPKLESITDSSSSCSNKTKGQGFHIPRWLPDFPEERLYKNCHKVLVKERKFGEKLWEHSLGAEHFSGNLEENKSESQINGINGKEEKDTRIGLAQGRGKVKFRMGGVGGEEEKRVDLGVNMMNRVCKGRKRVSWNLDKLNNRMAVENEDDMSACKRTKIA encoded by the coding sequence ATGAAGCCTGTGCAAAGCAGCAACACTGCAAAAAGCAAATTAAAACTATCCCAAAGGGCTAAAAGCAAACGGAAGAGAGatctaaaagaaaaagatgtTGTATTAGTGGAGACCCCATCTCAGTTCTCATTTGCTATAGCCAGAACTGCAGTTGCTCAGATCTGTCAGTCAGTTGGATATAAAAAATCTACACAGGGTACTCTTGAAAACTTCACCAATGTTGCTATTAAGTATCTCGAAGCAACAGCAAGAACAGCTGCCTCTTTCGCCAACACTTCCAATCGGACTGAAGCTAATCTATTTGACCTCATCAATGGCATTCATGATCTGTACTCTGTTCAAGGGTTTCCCAGTGGCTCAGAGATGCACAAGAATGACTTACTAAGGTCTGGAGCTTTGAAAGAGATTATGAACTTTGTAAAGTACTCTAATGAAGTACCATTTTCCAAACCAATTCTACACAAAAATGTCTCAGGAATTCCAAAGTTAGAATCAATCACTGATTCTAGCTCCTCATGTTCTAATAAAACAAAAGGTCAAGGTTTTCATATTCCAAGATGGCTCCCAGATTTTCCCGAGGAAAGGTTGTACAAGAATTGTCATAAGGTTTTGGTTAAGGAGAGGAAATTCGGTGAGAAACTCTGGGAACATTCACTTGGAGCAGAACATTTCAGTGGTAATTTGGAAGAAAATAAAAGCGAATCACAAATCAATGGGATTAATGggaaagaagagaaagataCCAGGATTGGTTTGGCACAGGGAAGAGGAAAAGTGAAGTTTAGGATGGGTGGAGTGGGTGGGGAGGAAGAGAAGCGTGTTGATTTAGGTGTGAATATGATGAATCGTGTCTGCAAAGGAAGGAAACGAGTTTCTTGGAATcttgataaattaaataaccGTATGGCTGTGGAAAATGAAGATGACATGAGTGCATGCAAGAGAACGAAGATTGCATAG
- the LOC130951052 gene encoding BTB/POZ domain-containing protein At5g66560-like encodes MLSAEKGSTKGQAWFCTTGLPSDIVVEVDDMTFHLHKFPLMSKSRKLHQLITQQEATHSSVARTQTKDEDDYDEDEIVEEQCHVTFTGFPGGSEAFETAAKFCYGVKIDLSPSNVASLRCAGEFLEMTEDYSEDNLVSKTERFLSQQVLKSLKDSVKTLKSCERIVPMAENLGITQRCIDAVVSRASSSDPTLFGWPVSDGVGEAARGSVSKQVPRNGIDAVAGGRRKGGSGGGGADSWFEDLAVLCLPLFKRLIVAMRSANLTPEIIESCVMFYAKRHIPGVSRSNRKPVPSSLTEAEQKELLETVVSYLPLKRSSRLPSATATRFLFRLLRTANILNASEACRDMLEKKIGLQFEEATLDDLLIPSYSYLNETLYDVECVERILSHFLDGLEARIEAGEIDGGGEGSAARSPALMLVGKLFDGYLSEIASDANLKAEKFYNFAISLPDQARLLDDGLYRAIDVYLKAHPWLSESAREKICGLLDCQKLTLEACTHAAQNERLPLRAMVQVLFFEQLQLRHAVAGTLIAAEAATVEPGRLSAAALEREGEEGEGVETLDLEDGGSQVQEERSTWRAAVRENQVLRLDMDSMRTRVNQLERECSSMKRVIENIDKAGPNGGGNGGGWRAALGRKFGCKFKTQVCDSHESTVVDARKGRHQQQQQYHPHHE; translated from the exons atgttatcaGCAGAAAAGGGCAGCACAAAAGGACAAGCATG GTTCTGCACCACTGGATTGCCAAGCGACATTGTAGTAGAAGTGGATGACATGACCTTCCATCTTCACAAG TTCCCTTTGATGTCAAAAAGTCGAAAGCTACACCAACTTATAACCCAGCAAGAAGCAACTCATTCCTCTGTCGCCAGAACCCAAACAAAAGATGAAGACGACTACGATGAAGACGAAATAGTGGAAGAACAATGTCACGTGACTTTCACGGGGTTTCCTGGTGGCTCAGAGGCGTTCGAGACGGCGGCAAAATTCTGTTATGGCGTGAAGATCGACCTGTCCCCTTCCAATGTGGCTTCACTCCGTTGCGCTGGCGAGTTTCTCGAGATGACGGAGGATTACTCGGAGGATAACCTGGTGTCCAAGACGGAGAGGTTTCTCTCTCAGCAGGTGCTCAAGAGCCTCAAGGACTCCGTCAAAACCCTAAAATCATGCGAGAGAATCGTACCTATGGCGGAAAACCTCGGCATCACGCAGCGCTGCATCGACGCCGTGGTTTCAAGAGCATCATCTTCGGATCCCACGCTGTTTGGATGGCCGGTAAGCGACGGAGTTGGCGAAGCCGCTCGTGGATCCGTGTCCAAACAGGTTCCACGGAACGGAATCGATGCTGTAGCTGGTGGGAGAAGGAAAGGCGGTTCTGGTGGAGGTGGTGCGGATTCGTGGTTCGAGGATCTCGCGGTTCTTTGTTTGCCGTTGTTCAAGCGGTTGATTGTTGCGATGAGAAGCGCGAATCTGACTCCTGAGATTATTGAGAGCTGTGTTATGTTCTATGCGAAGAGACACATTCCCGGCGTTTCGAGATCGAACCGGAAGCCGGTGCCATCATCGTTGACGGAGGCGGAGCAGAAGGAGCTTCTGGAAACGGTGGTTTCGTACCTTCCTTTGAAGAGGAGTTCGAGATTGCCGTCGGCGACGGCGACGAGGTTCCTGTTCAGGTTGCTCCGAACGGCAAACATACTGAACGCTTCGGAGGCTTGCAGAGAcatgttggagaagaagatagGATTGCAGTTCGAAGAGGCCACACTCGATGACCTTCTCATACCGAGTTATTCGTACCTCAATGAAACGCTTTATGATGTGGAATGCGTAGAGAGGATCTTGAGTCACTTCTTAGATGGCTTGGAAGCGAGAATCGAAGCTGGAGAAATCGATGGTGGTGGTGAAGGCAGTGCCGCGAGGTCACCCGCGCTTATGCTTGTAGGAAAACTCTTCGACGGTTACCTTTCCGAGATAGCTTCGGACGCGAATCTCAAGGCTGAGAAATTCTACAACTTCGCAATCTCACTTCCGGATCAGGCCAGGCTATTGGACGACGGTCTCTACCGTGCCATTGATGTGTACCTCAAG GCACATCCATGGCTATCAGAATCGGCGAGGGAGAAGATTTGTGGATTGTTGGATTGCCAGAAACTCACACTCGAGGCGTGCACGCACGCGGCGCAGAACGAGAGACTCCCACTGCGAGCAATGGTTCAGGTGCTGTTCTTCGAGCAGCTTCAGCTACGGCACGCCGTCGCCGGAACACTGATAGCGGCGGAAGCGGCGACAGTGGAGCCAGGGAGGCTCTCCGCGGCGGCGCTGGAGAGAGAAGGGGAAGAGGGAGAGGGAGTGGAAACGTTAGACTTAGAAGATGGGGGCTCACAGGTGCAGGAGGAGAGGAGTACGTGGCGGGCTGCTGTGAGGGAGAATCAGGTGCTGCGCCTCGACATGGATAGCATGAGGACGCGGGTGAATCAGCTAGAACGCGAGTGCTCCTCTATGAAGAGAGTGATCGAGAATATAGACAAGGCGGGCCCAAATGGAGGCGGAAATGGTGGTGGTTGGAGGGCGGCGCTGGGAAGGAAGTTCGGTTGCAAGTTCAAAACGCAGGTTTGCGATTCGCATGAGTCGACGGTGGTTGATGCACGCAAGGGACGCCACCAACAGCAGCAACAGTATCATCCCCATCATGAATAG